In the Breoghania sp. genome, TCGTGAGGAGGGACAGAAATGCCCATCGATATCCTGATGCCGGCGCTCTCTCCCACGATGGAAGAGGGCAAACTCGCAAAGTGGCTCGTGAAGGAAGGCGACACGGTTTCTTCCGGTGATGTCATTGCCGAGATCGAGACCGACAAGGCGACCATGGAAGTGGAAGCCGTCGACGAAGGAACCGTCGGAAAGATCTTTGTTGCCGACGGCACCGAAGGCGTGAAGGTCAACGAGCGGATCGCTGTGCTGCTTGAAGAGGGCGAGGACGCTTCCGCGATCTCCGAAGGAGGTTCCGAGAAAAAGGCACCCGTCAATGAGGACGGCCCATCCGAACCGGAACCCGAGCCGGAGCCAACTCCGACCCCGGCGACCAAGCCCTCGGCAAGCGCCGGGCCGGTTCCGCGCGTCGATGGCGAGCGTATCTTTGCCTCGCCGCTTGCGCGCAGGCTCGCCGCGCAGAATGACCTCGACCTGTCTGCCCTGTCCGGATCCGGGCCCCGCGGACGTATCGTTCAACGCGATATCGAGGCGGCGCTGAAGTCCGGCACCGGAACCAAGGCCGCGGCTGCTTCGGCGGCGGAGGCTCCGAAGGCAGCGGCGGCTCCCGCACCGGCGGCACCGCCTTCCGACGAGGCCGTGCTCAAGCTCTTCGAGGAACGGTCTTACGAGCTTGTGCCGCATGACGGCATGCGCAAGACGATCGCGCGTCGCCTGACGGAATCCAAGCAGACCGTTCCGCATTTCTACCTGACGGCGGACTGCAATATCGACGCGCTGCTGGCCCTTCGTGCCCAGCTCAATTCCAGCGCGCCGCTGGATGATGACGGCAAGCCCGCCTACAAGCTGTCGGTCAACGACATGATCATCAAGGCCCAGGCATTGGCCCTCAAGGCCGTGCCGGAAGCCAATGCGTCATGGACCGAAGCCAACATGGTGCTGCACAAGCATTCCGATGTGGGCGTTGCGGTTTCCATTCCAGGCGGCCTGATCACGCCGATCATTCGACGCGCGGAAGAGAAGACGCTGTCCACCATCTCCAACGAGATGAAGGATCTGGCCAAGCGCGCCAAGGACCGCAAGCTGCAGCCCTCCGAATATCAGGGCGGCTCCACGGCGGTGTCCAACCTTGGCATGTTCGGCGTGCGGGACTTCTACGCCGTCATCAACCCGCCGCATGCCACGATCCTTGCGGTGGGCGCAGGCGAGAAGCGGGCCATCGTCAAGGATGATGCCGTCGCCATCGCAACGATGATGACCGTGACGCTCGCCACCGATCACCGTGCGGTCGACGGCGCGCTCGGGGCCCAGCTCCTCAAGGCGTTCAAGGGCTTTATCGAAAGCCCGATGAGCATGCTGGTCTAGGGGGCTTGCGTGAAGACCATTCTCGCTTATGGCGATTCTCTGACATGGGGGTGCCTGCCCGGCATGACGGGCAGGCACGCTTTCGAGGACCGGTGGCCGACATCGCTTGATGGTGCCACCGGCGGCAAATTCCGAATTCTTGCAGAAGGCCTGAATGGTCGCACGACGGTCTTCGACGATTTCTCCGTTGCTGCCGATCGCAACGGCGCGCGCGTGCTGCCAACCATTCTGGCAACGCACGCACCGCTCGATCTCGTCATCCTGATGCTGGGAACCAATGATCTGAAACCGTTTCTTTCCGGGTCCGCCTATGCGGCAGCCGGCGGCATGGGACGGCTCGTTCAACTCGTTCGCCACTACGGAATGACGGAAAAGGCGGAAACGCCAGCCATCCTGATCGTATCGCCGCCGCATATCGCTGCGACGGACAATCCGGCGATGAGGGGCATGGACCCGCTGATCGAGGAATCGCGTCAGCTCGGCCCGCTCTACCGGGCGGTTGCGGAACAGAACGGATGCGCGTTTTTCGACGCCGCTTCCGCCGTGCATGTCAGCGCGGTCGACGGGGTGCATATGGATGCGGCCAACTCGCGCATTCTGGGCGAAGCGCTGGCGCCGATCGTGACGAAACTTCTCACGCCCTGACGGTCCGGCGCGGGGGTGCCCGCGCGGATTTCACATGGTCCGCATCGGCTGGCGCCAAGGTTCGGACCACAGAGTTTACCAGGCCCCGGGCCAAGCCCGGGGTGACAAGCGAACAAGCAGCGAAGGCAGGGGCAAATCGTGCTCCGGCTAGGCAATAGGGCGACGCCGCGGCTCAGGTCCGCAGGCCTTTGCGAGACGACAGGGAAAGGATGGGCATGGCCGATACCTCATACGACGTCATCGTCATCGGGTCGGGGCCCGGCGGATATGTAACCGCGATCCGCTCCGCCCAGCTCGGCTTCAAGACCGCGATCGTGGAACCGAAGCATCTGGGTGGCATCTGCCTCAACTGGGGCTGCATTCCGACCAAGGCGCTGCTGCGCACGGCGGAAGTCTATCACTACATGGAAAACGCCAAGGACTACGGTCTTTCGGCGACCGGCATCAGCTTCGATCTCGACGCCATCGTGAAACGCTCGCGCGGGGTCTCCGCGCAGCTTACCAGCGGTGTGCAGGGGCTGATGAAGAAGAACAAGATCGACGTGATCTGGGGCTGGGCGGAACTCACCGCTCCGGGCAAGATCAAGGTCAAGGATGCCGAGAACCCGCCGCGCGGGGCGCTGAAGGGCGGCGATTATTCCGCCAAGCACATCATTGTGGCGACCGGCGCGCGCCCGCGCGCCTTGCCGGGCATCGAGCCCGACCAGAACCTGATCTGGACCTATTTCGAGGCGATGGTTCCCGAAACCATGCCGAAGTCGCTGATCGTGATGGGCTCTGGCGCCATCGGCATCGAGTTCGCCTCCTTCTATCGTTTCATGGGCGCGGACGTGACGGTCGTCGAAGTCATGCCGCAGATCCTGCCGGTGGAGGATGCCGAGATCGCCGCCAAGGCGCGCAAGCGCTTCGAAAAGCAGGGCATGAAGATCATGACCGATGCCAAGGTGACCAAGGTCGCCAAGGGCAAGGACAGCGTGACCGCGACGGTTGAGACCAAGGATGGCAAGACGCAGGAGATCACCGCAGATCGGATGATCTCGGCCGTCGGCGTCGTCGGCAATATCGAGGGCCTCGGGCTTGAGAAGCTTGGCGTAAAGACCGATCGGGGCTGTATCTCCATCGATGGCTTCGGGTGCACGAACGTGCCTGGGATCTACGCCATCGGCGATGTGGCCGGGCCGCCGATGCTTGCGCACAAGGCGGAGCATGAAGGCGTCATCTGTGTGGAGAAGATCGCCGGGCTCGATGTCCATCCGATGGACAAATCCAAGATCCCGGGCTGCACCTATTGCCAGCCGCAGATTGCCTCCGTCGGCTTGACGGAAGCCAAGGCCAAGGAAGCGGGCTACGAAATCAAGGTCGGCCGCTTCCCGTTCATCGCAAACGGCAAGGCGATTGCGCTTGGTGAGTCAGACGGTCTCATCAAGACGATTTTCGATGCCAAGACCGGGCAGCTTCTGGGCGCCCATATGGTGGGCGCGGAAGTCACCGAGCTCATTCAGGGATATGTCGTCGCCATGAACCTGGAGACGACGGAAGAAGAGCTGATGCACACGGTCTTCCCGCATCCGACTCTGTCTGAAATGATGAAGGAAAGTGTGCTGGACGCTTATGGCCGCGTGCTGAACATGTAGGCGCAACAGCCTGGGGCAGTGAACAAGCCGTGCGGCGGGTGGTCGCACGGCGCGTTGTCCGCGCCCCGTTCAGGTCGCTGTCAGGTGGTTGTCCTTTCTATGCCGGATCGGTGAAAGCGCAACTGCACGAGGTGTTCTCATGTTCGGTTTCGGTTGGATAGCGACGGTCCTTTTCGGTGCGCTCGCTGGGTGGATCGCTAGCGGGATCATGAAGGCCCGGCTCGGTCTGCTCGCAAGCATCCTCGTCGGCATACTGGGGGCGGTCATCGCCAATGCGGTCTTGTTGCCGCTCATCGGAATGCCCGTGTATGGCCACATGGGGGGCTGGGGCATGGGGTTTGGACTGGGCGTTCCGGGATACATGCTGCTCTGGCAGCTTGGCGGGGCGGTCATCGGAGCGTGCGCCCTGATTTTCCTCATGAGGGCCATTCGCAATTGAATGGTTTTGCGTGAGGTCTATTTAGAAGTGCCGGTTACACATCGAATGCGGCGTGCCGACCTTGACGTGCGTCGCCAATCGCGAGACATGTTCGATCATGGTCACAGTCGTCGATAACATTGCGGGAAAGGCTCAACAGGCCGCGCGCCCGCGTCATCCTGAAAAGCAGAAGAACGCGGAAACGCCGATGCAGCGCAAGCCGGCATGGATCCGCGTGAAGGCTCCCGGGTCGCCTGTATTCCGTGAGACGCAGGATGTCGTGCGCTCCAACAAGCTGGTCACGGTGTGCGAGGAAGCCGGTTGCCCGAATATCGGGGAATGCTGGTCGAAGAAGCATGCCAGCTTCATGATCCTTGGCGACACGTGTACCCGCGCCTGTGCCTTCTGCAATGTGCGCACCGGCATGCCGGGGCCTGTCGACGAGAATGAGCCCAAGGGTATCGGCGAGGCCGTGGCTGCCATGGGGCTCGACCACGTCGTGATCACGTCGGTGGACCGCGATGACCTCGATGATGGCGGCGCGACGCATTTTGCCAAGGTCATCAAGGCAATCCGCGATCGCTCTCCGACGACGACCGTGGAGGTTCTGACGCCCGACTTCCTGCGCAAGGACGGCGCACTTGAGATCGTGGTGGAAGCCAAGCCCGACGTCTTCAACCACAATCTGGAGACGGTGCCGTCGAACTATCTGAAGGTTCGGCCGGGCGCGCGCTATTTCCATTCCATCCGGCTGCTTCAGCGCGCCAAGGAACTCGATCCGACCATCTTCACCAAGTCCGGCATCATGGTGGGGCTTGGCGAGGAGCGGAACGAGGTTCTCCAGCTCATGGACGACCTGCGCTCCGCCGATGTCGACTTCCTGACCATTGGCCAGTATCTGCAGCCGACGCGGAAGCACCATCCGGTGATCGATTTCGTCACCCCTGAGGCTTTCAAAGCCTATGAGCAGATCGCCTATGCGAAGGGCTTCCTCAAGGTCTCGGCAAGCCCGTTGACGCGCTCCTCGCACCATGCGGGCGAGGATTTCCGCGATCTGAAAGCCGCGCGGCTTGCCCGTGACGGCATGGTCGCCAAAACCTGATTCAGCCGACAGCCAGGCAACCCCCGAGAGCCCGCGCATGCCGACATTCCAGACTACCCGCCGTGTCCGTCACACTGCCGACGACATGTTCGACCTCGTTGCGGATGTGGAGAGTTATCCCGAATTCGTACCGCTATGCCAGCGCATCCGCGTACGTGGACGGCGCGAGCTGGAGGATGGCCGCTCGGTTCTGATCTCCGACATGACGGTGGCTTACAAGCTCTTCAGCGAAACCTTCGCGACCCGCGTCACGCTGGACAAGGCGGAAGGGCTGATCCTCGTCGAGTATCTGGAGGGACCGTTCGAGCACCTTGAGAACCGATGGAATTTCAAGGATGTCGGCGAGAAAGCCTGCGATGTGGGCTTCTATATCGACTACGCGTTCCGCTCCAGGGCTCTGGGCTCGCTCATGGGAACCATGTTCGACAAGGCATTCCGCAAGTTCGCGGTGGCATTTGAACAGCGGGCGGACGAGATCTACGGCACGGATTGAGCGAGGGGGCAGGACGGTCTTGCGATTGCAAAGGCTAGTTGGCTGCCCGCTTGTTCAGCATGTTGATCCAGCCATATTTTTTGCTTTTTGGGATTTGCGCACCGGTCTGCTTCTTGTTGCCGGTCTCTGGCGGCACATTGGCGGTCTGTTCCTCGGGCTTGCGGCAGATCAGCCGCCAATTCTTGCCATTGGAATATTCCACGCCGATCAGGCGGCCTTCATAGGCCTGGCTTTCCAGCCAGTAAAGGGTGCTGCGATAAACGTAATAGGTGCGTCCGCAATATTCGACCGACACGACACGCTGGGCCGGGGGCTTTTGAGCGAAAATCTGATGACTTGAGACGAAGGCTCCGGAGCGATCTCGCGAGATGATGTGCACTTCGCCGGCGGCAGCTAACTGGATCGTTGCGATGAGGGTTGCGACAGCTGCCGCAAACGTTCCAAGCCGTGCCGTCATGTCAGAGCTCCCTCCGCCACCGCATTTCCTCATCGACCTCATGTCGGAGTGTCAAAATACGATGTTGGGATAAAAACGTAGCATCATGGAATTGACATTACACCAACTGAATAGATCGTATTTGATACAAGTTGCAATGCGTATGCTGTCGCAGCCAGCCGAATGGCGGAGCGACCCGTGTCCTTGAAGGTCATGACATGGTGCGTTGTGGCGAGCTTGCGGGCCGCAATGGCGAAATGTACCAACCCGACCGGTTTGTCCGCGGATCCGCCGCCAGGCCCTGCAATCCCGGTAATCGAGACAACGATATCGGCGTGCGAGCGCTCCAGCGCACCTTGCGCCATGGCGCGCGCTGTCGGCTCGCTCACCGCGCCATAGGCCTCAAGCGTCTTCTGAGTGACGCCGAGCAATTCCATCTTGGCTTCGTTCGAATAGGTGATGAAACCGCGCTCGAAAACCGCCGAGGAACCGTCCAGTTCCGTAAGAAGCGCGCTGACCAAGCCTCCGGTGCACGATTCCGCGGCTGCGACCATAAGGCCCGCCTGTCGGGCGTCCTGGAGGATCGTTCGTGCAATCGGGTGCAGGGACGTGAGGTCGGTCATGGTGGAGCTGGCCCGGTCTGTTTCAGGTCTCGTCACGCAATGGAAGCCGGATCGTTGCCGTTGCAAGCGACGCGATGCCTTCGCCTCGACCGGTGAAACCAAGGCGTTCCGATGTTGTCGCCTTCACGGCGACGCGATCAAGGCTGAGGCCGCAGATTTCGGCAATGCTCTTTCGCATGGCATCTCGATGCGGGCCTATTTTCGGCGCTTCGCAGACGATGGTCACATCAAGATGGGCGATTGCGCCGCCTCGCTCTGCCACCCGCGCCACAGCCTTGCGCAGGAAGATATGGGAGGCCGCGCCCTTCCATTGGGGGTCGGAAGGCGGGAAGTGCGAGCCAATGTCGCCGTCCGCCAGAGCTCCGAAGATCGCGTCCGTGATGGCATGAAGCGCGACATCCGCATCGGAGTGGCCTGAAAGGCGACGATCATGGGGAATGTCGATGCCGCCGAGGGTGACATGATCGCCGGGAGCAAAGGCGTGAACATCGTAGCCGGTGCCGGTGCGGATATCAGCCAGAGCCATCCACTCGGCCTGGCGAGCCCTTGTGCGGGCCTCTTCGAGGTCTTCTGCGGTGGTGATTTTCATGTTGCCCTTGTCGCCCTCCACGACGCACACGTCGATCCCTGCCCATTCTGCGACGGCGGCGTCGTCGGTAAAGGTGTTTTCACCGTCCGCCACCGCCTTGCGATGCGCGGCGATGAGAGGTGCGAAACGGAATCCTTGTGGTGTTTGCGCCGCCCACAGATCCTCGCGCGAAACGGTTTCGACGATATGGGCGGCCTGGTCGGTGCGCTTGAGCGTGTCGACAATCTGAGTCGCGGCAAGGGCCGCATCGCAGCCCCCAA is a window encoding:
- a CDS encoding pyruvate dehydrogenase complex dihydrolipoamide acetyltransferase, which codes for MPIDILMPALSPTMEEGKLAKWLVKEGDTVSSGDVIAEIETDKATMEVEAVDEGTVGKIFVADGTEGVKVNERIAVLLEEGEDASAISEGGSEKKAPVNEDGPSEPEPEPEPTPTPATKPSASAGPVPRVDGERIFASPLARRLAAQNDLDLSALSGSGPRGRIVQRDIEAALKSGTGTKAAAASAAEAPKAAAAPAPAAPPSDEAVLKLFEERSYELVPHDGMRKTIARRLTESKQTVPHFYLTADCNIDALLALRAQLNSSAPLDDDGKPAYKLSVNDMIIKAQALALKAVPEANASWTEANMVLHKHSDVGVAVSIPGGLITPIIRRAEEKTLSTISNEMKDLAKRAKDRKLQPSEYQGGSTAVSNLGMFGVRDFYAVINPPHATILAVGAGEKRAIVKDDAVAIATMMTVTLATDHRAVDGALGAQLLKAFKGFIESPMSMLV
- a CDS encoding SGNH/GDSL hydrolase family protein, with translation MTGRHAFEDRWPTSLDGATGGKFRILAEGLNGRTTVFDDFSVAADRNGARVLPTILATHAPLDLVILMLGTNDLKPFLSGSAYAAAGGMGRLVQLVRHYGMTEKAETPAILIVSPPHIAATDNPAMRGMDPLIEESRQLGPLYRAVAEQNGCAFFDAASAVHVSAVDGVHMDAANSRILGEALAPIVTKLLTP
- the lpdA gene encoding dihydrolipoyl dehydrogenase; this encodes MADTSYDVIVIGSGPGGYVTAIRSAQLGFKTAIVEPKHLGGICLNWGCIPTKALLRTAEVYHYMENAKDYGLSATGISFDLDAIVKRSRGVSAQLTSGVQGLMKKNKIDVIWGWAELTAPGKIKVKDAENPPRGALKGGDYSAKHIIVATGARPRALPGIEPDQNLIWTYFEAMVPETMPKSLIVMGSGAIGIEFASFYRFMGADVTVVEVMPQILPVEDAEIAAKARKRFEKQGMKIMTDAKVTKVAKGKDSVTATVETKDGKTQEITADRMISAVGVVGNIEGLGLEKLGVKTDRGCISIDGFGCTNVPGIYAIGDVAGPPMLAHKAEHEGVICVEKIAGLDVHPMDKSKIPGCTYCQPQIASVGLTEAKAKEAGYEIKVGRFPFIANGKAIALGESDGLIKTIFDAKTGQLLGAHMVGAEVTELIQGYVVAMNLETTEEELMHTVFPHPTLSEMMKESVLDAYGRVLNM
- a CDS encoding GlsB/YeaQ/YmgE family stress response membrane protein, with the translated sequence MFGFGWIATVLFGALAGWIASGIMKARLGLLASILVGILGAVIANAVLLPLIGMPVYGHMGGWGMGFGLGVPGYMLLWQLGGAVIGACALIFLMRAIRN
- the lipA gene encoding lipoyl synthase — translated: MVTVVDNIAGKAQQAARPRHPEKQKNAETPMQRKPAWIRVKAPGSPVFRETQDVVRSNKLVTVCEEAGCPNIGECWSKKHASFMILGDTCTRACAFCNVRTGMPGPVDENEPKGIGEAVAAMGLDHVVITSVDRDDLDDGGATHFAKVIKAIRDRSPTTTVEVLTPDFLRKDGALEIVVEAKPDVFNHNLETVPSNYLKVRPGARYFHSIRLLQRAKELDPTIFTKSGIMVGLGEERNEVLQLMDDLRSADVDFLTIGQYLQPTRKHHPVIDFVTPEAFKAYEQIAYAKGFLKVSASPLTRSSHHAGEDFRDLKAARLARDGMVAKT
- a CDS encoding type II toxin-antitoxin system RatA family toxin encodes the protein MPTFQTTRRVRHTADDMFDLVADVESYPEFVPLCQRIRVRGRRELEDGRSVLISDMTVAYKLFSETFATRVTLDKAEGLILVEYLEGPFEHLENRWNFKDVGEKACDVGFYIDYAFRSRALGSLMGTMFDKAFRKFAVAFEQRADEIYGTD
- a CDS encoding CinA family protein, which gives rise to MTDLTSLHPIARTILQDARQAGLMVAAAESCTGGLVSALLTELDGSSAVFERGFITYSNEAKMELLGVTQKTLEAYGAVSEPTARAMAQGALERSHADIVVSITGIAGPGGGSADKPVGLVHFAIAARKLATTHHVMTFKDTGRSAIRLAATAYALQLVSNTIYSVGVMSIP
- a CDS encoding bifunctional 2-C-methyl-D-erythritol 4-phosphate cytidylyltransferase/2-C-methyl-D-erythritol 2,4-cyclodiphosphate synthase gives rise to the protein MGDTSGTAPKQYRELAGQAILVKSIESLAASSRINALQAVIHADDRESYETAVSSIGLGDRLRAPVIGGATRQASVLAGLEALSDAAPDYVLIHDGVRPFVTVATVDKVIDALLGGCDAALAATQIVDTLKRTDQAAHIVETVSREDLWAAQTPQGFRFAPLIAAHRKAVADGENTFTDDAAVAEWAGIDVCVVEGDKGNMKITTAEDLEEARTRARQAEWMALADIRTGTGYDVHAFAPGDHVTLGGIDIPHDRRLSGHSDADVALHAITDAIFGALADGDIGSHFPPSDPQWKGAASHIFLRKAVARVAERGGAIAHLDVTIVCEAPKIGPHRDAMRKSIAEICGLSLDRVAVKATTSERLGFTGRGEGIASLATATIRLPLRDET